Proteins from one Candidatus Methylomirabilota bacterium genomic window:
- a CDS encoding CoA pyrophosphatase, with protein MRFDLVLLERARANLAAFDRRAAALEGRKAAAVAVVLLPDQEGRGCFLLTKRAPTLRAHTGQWALPGGRMDAGESPEGAALRELDEEVGLKLGAGTALGLLDDYPTRSGFVITPVVFWADDPGALSPNPAEVARVHLVPLEDLDAPDVPRFVSIPESDRPVIQLPILGSLIHAPTAAVIYQMREVVSHGRPTRVDHLEQPVWAWR; from the coding sequence GTGCGCTTCGATCTGGTGCTGCTCGAGAGAGCTCGCGCGAATCTTGCCGCCTTCGACCGGCGGGCCGCGGCTCTCGAGGGGCGCAAGGCCGCGGCGGTGGCCGTGGTCCTGCTTCCCGATCAGGAGGGGCGCGGCTGCTTCCTGCTGACCAAGCGCGCGCCCACGCTGCGCGCCCACACGGGGCAGTGGGCGCTGCCGGGCGGCCGGATGGACGCGGGGGAGAGCCCGGAAGGGGCTGCGCTCCGCGAACTCGACGAAGAGGTCGGGCTCAAGCTCGGCGCGGGGACGGCGCTCGGGCTCCTCGACGATTATCCGACGCGCTCGGGGTTCGTCATCACCCCGGTCGTCTTCTGGGCCGATGATCCCGGCGCGCTCTCTCCGAACCCTGCCGAGGTGGCGCGCGTGCACCTGGTCCCGCTCGAGGATCTCGATGCTCCCGACGTCCCGCGCTTCGTCAGCATCCCAGAGAGCGACCGGCCGGTCATTCAACTCCCCATCCTCGGCAGCCTCATTCACGCGCCCACGGCGGCCGTCATCTACCAGATGCGCGAGGTCGTGTCGCACGGCCGCCCGACGCGCGTTGACCATCTCGAACAGCCCGTTTGGGCGTGGCGCTGA